The Lysinibacillus timonensis nucleotide sequence TTCTTTTATGACGCTTACATAACCTGCATTCATATCAATCGTTACCGTTTCCACATTTCGTCGGTCAGTTAGGCTGTAATTCGCAATGAAATGATTTTTTATTGCGAAGTTATCGCGACGATTAAGAATGTCCAAAATATCACCATTCAACACATTGATATATTCAAAAGCCATCACCCCTTTTGCGTATTTAAATTCGTCAAAAGAAAGATGCTTTGGAAGCTTAGTGTGATGGGGTTTAAACTGTATTGCAGCTTCATCAATGACTCGTTGAACCGTTGTAGGTGAAATCGAACAATCTTTAGCGATAGATTTTAAGGATTGCGCTTCTGCCGATTTAACCATGACTTGAACTTTAACATTCTTAGAAATATAACAATTACGCTCAACGATTGGTGTTTTAGCAGTAAAGCTAGTGTTACATTCTTTACACATAAAGCGTTGCTTTCTTAGGAGTAAGTACGTTGGATTTACCCCGGTAAGAGGTAATGTAATTCGCGATAATTGAGTTCCGTTCTTAAAAACTGAAAAGTTTTTGTTTTCAATATCACATTTCGGGCAGTGCGTAGGGTTATAGGATAATGTTCCAGTAATGTATTTACAAGCTGTTCCTTTATAAGTCCCTTGTTTTACACAATCTTCATCGAATGTAATATTCAAGTCTTGAATATCAATTAAGGATTTAATACTATTAGAATACGACAAGTGAATTCCCTCCTGAATGATGGTTTTGGTCGACTTTAATTCTACAGGGAACCTCACTTGTTTTCTATTATTAAAAGAAAATAACGCTAGTGAATTCCATCACCTTCTCCAACTTTCGGGAGAAGGTGATTTTCATTCAATAACGATATAAATTGTATAACCAATTTAACTAGCAGTGTAATTTCTATGGGAATTCTATGCTGGCTTATATATACAAAAGTAAGTTATTATCAATTTCTGTTGACTTGAATGTCAAGGAATAGCAGTGATGAGTTACATTCCAAACCAACTTCAATATAAAATAACATTTGTAAAGTAATAATATGATAAAAGTTACCACATATATAATAATTTATTGTTAAAATCACAATTCTGTAGTTAAATGCACAAACGATTTTGAATTAGAATGGACTACATACGTGACTGTATTTATTAACAAAAATTATAAGATAAGGAAAAATGATACAGTTCGTGATATTTATAGATTAATCACTTTATATTTGGTAGGGAAAAATACTATTATTTAATGTATAATAGAACAGGATATAATAAGAAGTAAATAAAAGGATTGAAGAGTATGAAATTAAGAGAATCTACTAGAAGATACATATTATTAGGTATGATTACATTTGTTATTTTAGGAGTTTTTGTAGCTAAAGTTTTAGCGAGTGGACAAGATGAACAATTTGCAAAAGAAGATTTATTATATCAACAAGCCATGCAACTATCTATTAATGGGGACTATCAAAATGCATCGATATATATTAATGAACTTTTAAAAACACAATCAGATTCTGAAGATGCAAATTATTTAGGTGGTTTAATTGCAGCTAATTTAGGTGAAATACAACAAGCAGCAATTCTGCTTCAAAAAACTATAGACCTTAACCCTCATAGAGTGGAAGATCCAATGTTTATGTTACAACTTGGGGAAATGTTCTATCGCGCTGAACGTTACGAGGATGCTAAAATAGTTTTAACAAAATGTCAAGAAGCAGGCTGGGCACCTGAAGAAATGCCGAATTATCAAACAAAAGTGGCAGAATTACTCAGCTCTATAGAAAATATGTAATAAGGTAGGTATACATAAATGACCTCATTTTATGGTGAATATCGTGACAAAAATATTATAAGTGATGAAGAAGAAAATCGCGTATCACGTGCAAATGTTGATAAGTGGATATTTAGATTATTTTTAGTACTCATTGGGTTTATGCCTTTAATTGTACTGGGACATGTTGAAGAGGTTGTTAGTCCTGTAATAACAGATAATTCACTTATGGCTTCAGGTATTAAGGGCGATCTATTTACTCATTATAAATCTATAACTATTTTAACAATAACAATTATCATCGTACTTCTATTCGTATTTAAAACTCTCTATATGAATGGAACATTAAAAAAAACTAAGTTAAATTATATTTTAGGAGTTTTTGTAATTGCAATAATTGTTTCTACTATCTTCTCTCCTAATATAACGATCGCTTTGGATGGGCAATACAACCGTTCTGATGGTGGAATTATGTGGTTATGTTATATAGCGCTAATGTTTGTTGCTATGAATATTAACTATCCTCAGAAAGCAGTTAATTATGTAATTTTTTCATTAATGCCGTTTATCTATATTAACTTGTATATTATTACAATGAATTTCTATGGAAATGATTTAATGCAAAATCAGTGGATGCAAAATTTAGTTTCAATTTTCTTGCAAGATGATGCAAAAATCGGCGAAAGTTCACAAATTGTAGGTACGCTTAACCAGTGGAACTATATGAGTGGCATGTTCGCGATAATGACAGTTATATTTTTAACTTGGGCAATTATTGAAACGTCGTGGGTTCGAAGTATTATTGGATTACTTACTGCGCTAGTCTCATTAGGGATAACTCTTATGTCTATTTCAACAAGTGGGTTTCTAACAATACTTGTAATGTTAATACTGTTGATTTGGATGACTTTTAAAGTGGATAAGAAGGGGAAAGGTACAATTATAGTTGTACTATTTTTAGTACTATCTGCACCTATTCTACATGTATTATCAAAGGAAAATTCAAATGTATGGGTACAATCAATTGGATACCTTACCCAAAACAATCCTTACGAAAAAGAACAGCCAGTATCATCAGTATCATTTAAAAAAGTAGACTTACATTTCACTCTTATGAATAAAGTATATGCGGCTGATAATTCATTTGTATTGCCAGTACTACCGGATCGATCATTATCTGCAGGGTCTGGTCGTATATATATTTGGGATAAGACAATCGATTTAATTAAGAAACGCCCGGCTCTTGGTTATGGTTTAGATTCATTAATGTATAATTTTCCTCACTTTAGCATAGATGCACGTGCAGGAATGGCGGATGAAAACGTAATTGTTGATAAACCACACAATACTTATATTGGTATTTTATATGGAACAGGGGTTATTGGATTTATAGGACTTATTGGAGTTCTTTTTGCTGTTGGAATAACAATTCTTAAAAATCTAATAGGTAAAGTGCAACTTCAATATTACGTTTTTGCTTTTGCTTCGCTCGCATATTTTATACAATCGATGTTTAATGATTCATTACAAGGAATATCCGCTGTCATTTGGATATTTATTGGAATAATGTTTGCAATGAATTTGTATGAAACCGATAAGAAGGAGATTAATTAATAATGAAACAGCCAATAGAATTACGAGATTCGATAGAAATAGTATTAAAAGGAAAGTGGTTAATTGCAGTAACTACAATATTATGCATAATTTTATCTGGAGTAATAAGTTGGGCGATATTACCTGAAAAGTACGAATCAAGTGTAGTAGTACAAGTTGTAAGTGGTGTACAAGACACTGGAATTATGCAAAATTATGTAGGGGCCGAGTTTACTCCACAAATTTATATGCAACGATTAAAGAATGAAAATAAAATTAATGAAGCATTTAAAAATAAAAATTTAGAAAATGAATTCGATGTTAGAAATCTAAGTATATTAAACGAAACTAATACAAATTTAGTCTTTGTTACATACTTAAGTGATTCAGCGGAAAACGCACAAGAAGAATTAACTACAATATTAGATGTTACAAAGAGTGAAATGAATTCCTCTGTACAAGATACTTTGAAAAATTTAGAGAAAACGTACAAAGCAGAGTCAGAATCACTATCTCAAGAAATAGAAACAATTATTAATGAATATAACAAAGTAATCCGTGATAATAAATTACCTGAAGTATTAATTCTCCAAACAATCTTGGATTCAGAAATAGTCTTGGATATCACAGAAGAACAAACAATTGCATTATCAAATGTAAGCGGTCAATTACAGAATCAATTATTACAATTGCAATCACAAATCCAAATAAAATCTGGAGAATTCCGTTCTGTATTAGCTGATTATCAATCTGTAAAAACGGGTCTTGATAGTTTTAAACCTGATCCATTTATTCGTGTTATTTCGGAACCAACATTAGCAATTGGTCCATCTTCTCCAAATAAAATACTAAACTTAGTTATCGGTATAGTATTAGGTGTTGTAATCGGCCTTGGACTAGCATTCTTCCGTCATTATTGGAGAAATTCTACACCGATGAAATAGAAATGAAAGAGGTTTGCAAGATATGAATTATCAAAAGAGGTATATGTTATTCTTTATTATCGATTCATGTATTGTCATTTCGGCAATTTTTATAAGTTATTGGTTATTAAATCCAGCATTGACTGAATACACTAACAAAATGATTATATTAAGCGCTTTAACGCTATTAATAAGTCATCATATTGCAGCATATTACTTTCATCTTTATAACAGGGTATGGAGTGTTGCGTCTGTAAGAGAATTACTTACAATTTTCTATGCAGTTATAATTTCTGTTTTAACAGCAAGTTTCCTTCAATTCATAATCATACAAGATGTTTACTATAAAGTTATGGCTATAACATGGATGTTACACATTATTATGATTGGAGGCTCACGGTTTTTATTACGTTTATTAAAAGATAAAGATTCATTTCGAAAAACAGGTTCATTAAAACGTATCTTAATAGTTGGTGCTGGCCAAGGTGGAACGATGCTAGTTAGGAATCTAATACATAACCAAAATTCTGATTCTATTCCAGTTGCATTTGTTGACGATAATTCTAATAAGATACATCTAAAAATTATGAATGTTACTGTTGTTGGCACAACGAAAGAGATTCCTGATATAGTTGAAAAATATCAAATTGATGAAATTATTATTGCTATCCCCTCGTTAGAAAAATCTAAAATTCAAAATATATATGATAAATGTATTACAACAAATGTAAAAGTTAAAATTATGCCAAAAATAGAAGACGTCATGACAGGGAAAGTTTCAGTGAATGATATGAAAGAAGTAAATATTGAAGATCTATTAGGACGTGATGAAATAAAGCTTGACTTGGTTTCTATTTCAAATAAAATTACTGACAAAACCATTTTAGTAACAGGTGCTGGAGGGTCAATTGGATCGGAAATTTGTAGACAAGTTTTTAGTTTTCAACCTAAGAAACTAGTACTATTAGGACATGGTGAAAATTCAATTTATAATATTTATATGGAACTAATCCAAAAATCGCCTCATACTACGGAAATTGTCCCAGTAATAGCAGATGTTCAAGATCGTGAGCGAATTTTTGAGATAGTAAAAGAACATTCACCCGAGGTAATCTACCATGCCGCTGCACATAAGCATGTACCATTGATGGAATATAATCCTAGCGAAGCGGTGAAGAATAATATATTTGGTACAAGAAACGTTGCAGAGGCAGCACATGTATTTGGCGTTTTAAACTTCGTTATGATTTCAACTGATAAAGCTGTAAATCCACCCAATATTATGGGAGCTACTAAGCGTGTCGCTGAAATGATTATACAAAATTTAGATCAACGTAGTAATACTAAGTTTGCAGCTGTACGCTTTGGAAATGTATTAGGTTCTCGTGGTAGTGTAGTACCTAGGTTTAAGGCACAAATTGCTGCTGGAGGACCAGTGACGGTTACGCATCCTGATATGACACGTTACTTTATGACAATTCCGGAAGCTTCGAGACTTGTTCTCCAGGCAGGCGCTCTTGCCAGAGGAGGAGAAGTTTTCGTACTAGATATGGGCGATCCTGTAAAAATTGTTGATTTAGCGCGAAATCTAATTCATCTATCAGGATTTAAAGAAGAAGAAATTGGAATTGAATTTACAGGAATTCGACCAGGAGAAAAGATGTATGAAGAATTACTGAATCCGGAAGAAATTCAAGAAGAGCATATCTATCCTAAAATTCATGTTGGAAAAGCGAACTGTATGGATAGTGAACAGTTAAGAGCTTTTTTATCGGAACTACAAGATAATGATATTGAAAGTATAAAAGCAAAAATAATTGATGTTGCTAATGGGAAATGGTTAGGGAATGTTAATATGGAGTCACAGATTGCAGTTGTAAAATAATAAGATTTAAGTGTTTAGTAAAAGTTTAATAATCTAAAAGGTGAAAAGAGTAAGACTGCCCATCATATCCAAGGGGATGTAGATACACGTTTTCTACCAACTATTAAGATCAAATTAAATTAAAAAATTTTTGTATATTTGTAGAAATTTCACTTTTTTAATTTATCTATAGCTAGTTTTTATTTAAATTAGTTTTCCATGATCTTTAGAAGATACGAGTATATCAAGATAAGGATTTAGTATTTTAGTGGTTAGATAGAAGTATAATTATTTTACATCAATTAAGTGCTAATAATACTATGATTTAAGGAGAGTATATGTAATATGTATTTGAAAGTAAAACGATTGATAGATATCACTCTTTCTTTAGTAGGGCTTATAATGTTATCGCCTGTTTTTTTAATCCTTATCATAGCGATAAAAATAGAATCAAAAGGTCCCGTACTATTTAAGCAAAAACGTTTTGGAATCAACAAAGTTTATTTTAACATTTTAAAGTTTCGTACAATGAGAATTGATACACCAAAAGATACTCCAACTCATCTATTAGAAAACCCGGAGCAATACATTACAAAAGTAGGTAAATTTTTAAGAAAATCTTCCCTAGATGAACTTCCTCAAATATGGAATATCTTGATGGGCCATATGAGTATTATTGGACCACGACCAGCTTTATGGAATCAAAATGATTTAATAGAAGAACGCGATAAGTATGGAGCGAATAAAGTTCTACCAGGATTAACTGGATGGGCCCAAGTTAATGGTAGAGACGAACTTCCAATTGAAATAAAAGCAAAGTTAGATGGAGAATATGTAGACAATTTAAGCTTATGGATGGATACTAAGTGCTTCTTTCTAACAATAATAAGAGTTATGAAGAGTGATGGTGTAGTTGAAGGAGGAACTGGAAAGAAGAAAGTTTCGAAATAAAGTGGAGTTTCTTCAGGAAAGTAAATTTTTAGAGGTGGATAATGAATGTTATTAGTTACAGGCATTACTGGTCATAGTGGTAAATATTTTTTACAAGAGCTTATAAATAAAAAATACAAGGGTAAAATCCGTTGTATTGTTAGAGATAACTCAGATATTTCGCTGATTGATGATTCTGACCTAGATATCGAGAAATTAGTTGGAGATTTAGAAGATGAAAAGTTTTTGAACAAAGCGATGGACGGTGTACATACAGTTTTACATATAGCATCTATTTTTTACTCGGTTAAAGTAATGAGAGCAGCTATAAAGAATGATGTAAAGAGAGCGATATTAGTTCATACAACTGGTATATATTCAAAGTATAAAAGTGCATCAGAAGAATATCAGAATATTGAAGATAGTATAAAAAAAATCATTGAAGATAACGACTCAAATATTGGTCTTATCTATTTAAGACCAACCATGATCTACGGTTATACGAATGACAAAAATATGATAGTTTTTATAAAAATGGTGGATAAAATAAGATTATTTCCTGTTATTAGTAAAGGGAGAAATTTGTTGCAGCCTGTTAATGGGAGAGATTTAGGAAAAGCATATTATCAATTACTAATAAAAACTGAAATTATAAATGGGGATTATATTTTATCAGGTGAAAAACCTATCTCCATGCAAGAAATGTTTAACTTGATAAGTAGTATTTTAGGTAAGAAGACTACTTTTGTTAGTGTACCATTATCTCTTGGAGTTTTTATGGCGAAAATTCTCAATATATGCACATTTGGAAAAGTTGATTATATAGAGAAGGTTCAGCGAATGGGCGAAGATCGAAGTTTTTCACATCAAAAGGCCAAAGATGATTTTGGTTACCAGCCAATGCCTTTTGAAGAAGGCTTAAAAATTGAAGTTAAAGAATACTTAAAAAAGGTTCAATAGAATTTGGAGGACAAAATAGTATGAATATTTTGGTGGTCTGTCAATATTACTATCCCGAACCTTTTCGAATTTCAGATATATGTGAATCTCTAGTAAAAAAAGGACATGATGTAACGGTATTAACAGGTCTTCCAAACTATCCAGAGGGACGAGTGCTAGATGAATATCGGAAGGGTAACAAAAGCGTAGAATTATTAAACGGTGTAAAAGTTATCCGAAGTTTTGAAATTGGTAGAGGTAAAAATAGTTTGAAACTTTTTTTAAATTATATTAGTTTCACAGTTTCAGGTTCAATAAAGGCTTTTTTTATGAAAGAAGAATATGATGTTATTTTAGTTAATCAACTTTCGCCTGTATTAATGGGAATACCAGCAATTGTATATAAAAGAAAACATAAGAAGAAAATATTGTTCTATTGCCTTGATTTATGGCCTGCTAGTTTAGTTGCTGGAGGAATTAAAGAAGGCTCATTTGTTTATAAGGTTTTTACAAGTATTTCAAAATGGATTTATAATTCAGTTGATGAAATAGCAGTAACTTCTGGAATGTTTAAAGATTACTTTATAAATACACTGCAGATTAATAAAGAAATAATTTATCATCTACCACAATACGCAGAAGATTTGTATACAGAAAACGTCGAAGTCAGCAAAAATAATAACAACTTCAACTTTGTTTTCGCAGGAAATATAGGTGATATGCAAAGTGTAGAAACAATTATTAATGCAGCGAATATTTTAAGGGATTATCCTAATATTGTCTTCCATATTATCGGAGATGGTTCTAAATTAGAAGAATGTAAGTTGCTAAAAAAGCAGTTGAATCTTAATAACGTCATTTTCCATGGCAGAAAACCCGTTAGTGAGATGCCATATTATTATGGACTAGCAGATGCAATGTTAATAACTTTAAAAGACAATGAAACTATTTCATATACATTACCTGGAAAAATACAATCTTATATGGCTGCGAAAAAACCAATTATTGGCGCTATAAACGGCGAAGCCAATCGGGTGATTAAAGAAGCTAATTGTGGGTTATGTTGTGCAGCTGAAGATTATGAAGAATTTGCTAATTTAATTTTACAATTTTGCAACAGCAACCAAAAAGAACAGATGGCTAATAGTTCATATAATTTCTATATTAAAAACTATAGTAAAGACAAATTTATGTCATCTTTAGAAGAGATTCTGCATAATTTGGAGGTTTGAGAATGTTTAACGATAAAACACTATTGATAACAGGTGGTACAGGGTCTTTTGGAAATGCAGTAATGGATAGATTTCTTGATACGGAAATTAAAGAAATTCGAATTTTTTCTCGTGATGAGAAAAAACAGGATGATATGCGAAAATTGTATAAGAATGACAAACTAAGATTTTACCTTGGTGATGTAAGAGATTTGGCTAGTGTAAAAAATGCTATGCATGGAGTAGATTATATTTTTCATGCCGCTGCATTGAAACAAGTCCCTTCTTGTGAATTTTTCCCATTGGAAGCAGTGAAGACTAATATACTTGGTACTGACAATGTATTAACTGCTGCAATTGAGTATGGTGTTAAGAAAGTTATCTGTTTATCTACTGATAAGGCAGCATATCCGATTAATGCAATGGGCATCTCAAAAGCGATGATGGAAAAAGTATTTGTCGCAAAAGCCAAAACAGTATCACCTGATAGAACATTAATCTGTGGTACACGATATGGAAATGTAATGGCATCACGTGGTTCGGTAATTCCTTTATTTATTGATCAAATAAAAAATGGACAACCATTAACTATTACCGATCCTAATATGACTAGATTCTTAATGAGTTTAGAAGAAGCGGTAGAGTTAGTCATATTTGCATTCCAAAATGCTGAAGCAGGAGATATTATGGTTCAAAAATCTCCAGCTAGTACAATATGGGACCTTGCTCAAGCTGTTAAAGAATTATTTAACGCAGAAAATGAAATTAAAATAATTGGAACTCGTCATGGCGAGAAAAGATATGAAACATTGCTTACTAAAGAAGAATACGTAGTGGCAGAGGATATGGGTGGATTCTTTAGAGTACCTGCTGACAACAGAGATTTAAACTACGATAAATTCTTTGAAGTAGGTAATGAAAAGCTTTCAACAGTGGAAGAGTATAATTCAGATAATACACATATCCTAAGCGTTGAGGAAATTAAAAGAAAACTACTTGAATTGGATTATATTCAAAATGAACTTAGAGAATATAAGAGAGGGATTTAACAAACTAAGGGTGGAATGAATTAAATGAAAATTCTTGTAACAGGATCTAAAGGATTTGTTGGGAAGAATCTTACTGCTGAATTAAAGAACAGAGGGTATAACGATATATTGGAGTTTTCTAGAGAATGTGACCCCTTATTACTTGAAAAGTATACAAAAGAATGTGATTTTGTATTTCATCTAGCTGGAGTAAATAGACCAAAAGATGATAGTGAATTTATGGAAGGTAATTTTGAATTTACATCTAAACTGTTACGTTTACTAAAGAGACATGGTAATAAAGCTCCTGTGTTGATTACTTCTTCTATCCAAGCAGAAAATGATAATCCTTATGGTAGAAGTAAAA carries:
- a CDS encoding glycosyltransferase family 4 protein — protein: MNILVVCQYYYPEPFRISDICESLVKKGHDVTVLTGLPNYPEGRVLDEYRKGNKSVELLNGVKVIRSFEIGRGKNSLKLFLNYISFTVSGSIKAFFMKEEYDVILVNQLSPVLMGIPAIVYKRKHKKKILFYCLDLWPASLVAGGIKEGSFVYKVFTSISKWIYNSVDEIAVTSGMFKDYFINTLQINKEIIYHLPQYAEDLYTENVEVSKNNNNFNFVFAGNIGDMQSVETIINAANILRDYPNIVFHIIGDGSKLEECKLLKKQLNLNNVIFHGRKPVSEMPYYYGLADAMLITLKDNETISYTLPGKIQSYMAAKKPIIGAINGEANRVIKEANCGLCCAAEDYEEFANLILQFCNSNQKEQMANSSYNFYIKNYSKDKFMSSLEEILHNLEV
- a CDS encoding NAD(P)-dependent oxidoreductase — encoded protein: MLLVTGITGHSGKYFLQELINKKYKGKIRCIVRDNSDISLIDDSDLDIEKLVGDLEDEKFLNKAMDGVHTVLHIASIFYSVKVMRAAIKNDVKRAILVHTTGIYSKYKSASEEYQNIEDSIKKIIEDNDSNIGLIYLRPTMIYGYTNDKNMIVFIKMVDKIRLFPVISKGRNLLQPVNGRDLGKAYYQLLIKTEIINGDYILSGEKPISMQEMFNLISSILGKKTTFVSVPLSLGVFMAKILNICTFGKVDYIEKVQRMGEDRSFSHQKAKDDFGYQPMPFEEGLKIEVKEYLKKVQ
- a CDS encoding ISL3 family transposase is translated as MSYSNSIKSLIDIQDLNITFDEDCVKQGTYKGTACKYITGTLSYNPTHCPKCDIENKNFSVFKNGTQLSRITLPLTGVNPTYLLLRKQRFMCKECNTSFTAKTPIVERNCYISKNVKVQVMVKSAEAQSLKSIAKDCSISPTTVQRVIDEAAIQFKPHHTKLPKHLSFDEFKYAKGVMAFEYINVLNGDILDILNRRDNFAIKNHFIANYSLTDRRNVETVTIDMNAGYVSVIKELFPKAKIIIDRFHLVQLINRSMNKCGTSVMNQLRTSDNEDMKKYRRLKRYWKLILKKKSALSSLEYKYYSLFGQRLETSIVEEILTYDPVLKANYELYQALLKAMEEKDFKMLESCLKDPVHPLISSYMKTSIKTLKEHRKPEIKNRNKNGVP
- a CDS encoding M48 family metallopeptidase, encoding MKLRESTRRYILLGMITFVILGVFVAKVLASGQDEQFAKEDLLYQQAMQLSINGDYQNASIYINELLKTQSDSEDANYLGGLIAANLGEIQQAAILLQKTIDLNPHRVEDPMFMLQLGEMFYRAERYEDAKIVLTKCQEAGWAPEEMPNYQTKVAELLSSIENM
- a CDS encoding O-antigen ligase; translation: MTSFYGEYRDKNIISDEEENRVSRANVDKWIFRLFLVLIGFMPLIVLGHVEEVVSPVITDNSLMASGIKGDLFTHYKSITILTITIIIVLLFVFKTLYMNGTLKKTKLNYILGVFVIAIIVSTIFSPNITIALDGQYNRSDGGIMWLCYIALMFVAMNINYPQKAVNYVIFSLMPFIYINLYIITMNFYGNDLMQNQWMQNLVSIFLQDDAKIGESSQIVGTLNQWNYMSGMFAIMTVIFLTWAIIETSWVRSIIGLLTALVSLGITLMSISTSGFLTILVMLILLIWMTFKVDKKGKGTIIVVLFLVLSAPILHVLSKENSNVWVQSIGYLTQNNPYEKEQPVSSVSFKKVDLHFTLMNKVYAADNSFVLPVLPDRSLSAGSGRIYIWDKTIDLIKKRPALGYGLDSLMYNFPHFSIDARAGMADENVIVDKPHNTYIGILYGTGVIGFIGLIGVLFAVGITILKNLIGKVQLQYYVFAFASLAYFIQSMFNDSLQGISAVIWIFIGIMFAMNLYETDKKEIN
- a CDS encoding Wzz/FepE/Etk N-terminal domain-containing protein, whose product is MKQPIELRDSIEIVLKGKWLIAVTTILCIILSGVISWAILPEKYESSVVVQVVSGVQDTGIMQNYVGAEFTPQIYMQRLKNENKINEAFKNKNLENEFDVRNLSILNETNTNLVFVTYLSDSAENAQEELTTILDVTKSEMNSSVQDTLKNLEKTYKAESESLSQEIETIINEYNKVIRDNKLPEVLILQTILDSEIVLDITEEQTIALSNVSGQLQNQLLQLQSQIQIKSGEFRSVLADYQSVKTGLDSFKPDPFIRVISEPTLAIGPSSPNKILNLVIGIVLGVVIGLGLAFFRHYWRNSTPMK
- a CDS encoding nucleoside-diphosphate sugar epimerase/dehydratase; this encodes MNYQKRYMLFFIIDSCIVISAIFISYWLLNPALTEYTNKMIILSALTLLISHHIAAYYFHLYNRVWSVASVRELLTIFYAVIISVLTASFLQFIIIQDVYYKVMAITWMLHIIMIGGSRFLLRLLKDKDSFRKTGSLKRILIVGAGQGGTMLVRNLIHNQNSDSIPVAFVDDNSNKIHLKIMNVTVVGTTKEIPDIVEKYQIDEIIIAIPSLEKSKIQNIYDKCITTNVKVKIMPKIEDVMTGKVSVNDMKEVNIEDLLGRDEIKLDLVSISNKITDKTILVTGAGGSIGSEICRQVFSFQPKKLVLLGHGENSIYNIYMELIQKSPHTTEIVPVIADVQDRERIFEIVKEHSPEVIYHAAAHKHVPLMEYNPSEAVKNNIFGTRNVAEAAHVFGVLNFVMISTDKAVNPPNIMGATKRVAEMIIQNLDQRSNTKFAAVRFGNVLGSRGSVVPRFKAQIAAGGPVTVTHPDMTRYFMTIPEASRLVLQAGALARGGEVFVLDMGDPVKIVDLARNLIHLSGFKEEEIGIEFTGIRPGEKMYEELLNPEEIQEEHIYPKIHVGKANCMDSEQLRAFLSELQDNDIESIKAKIIDVANGKWLGNVNMESQIAVVK
- a CDS encoding polysaccharide biosynthesis protein, giving the protein MFNDKTLLITGGTGSFGNAVMDRFLDTEIKEIRIFSRDEKKQDDMRKLYKNDKLRFYLGDVRDLASVKNAMHGVDYIFHAAALKQVPSCEFFPLEAVKTNILGTDNVLTAAIEYGVKKVICLSTDKAAYPINAMGISKAMMEKVFVAKAKTVSPDRTLICGTRYGNVMASRGSVIPLFIDQIKNGQPLTITDPNMTRFLMSLEEAVELVIFAFQNAEAGDIMVQKSPASTIWDLAQAVKELFNAENEIKIIGTRHGEKRYETLLTKEEYVVAEDMGGFFRVPADNRDLNYDKFFEVGNEKLSTVEEYNSDNTHILSVEEIKRKLLELDYIQNELREYKRGI
- a CDS encoding sugar transferase, producing MYLKVKRLIDITLSLVGLIMLSPVFLILIIAIKIESKGPVLFKQKRFGINKVYFNILKFRTMRIDTPKDTPTHLLENPEQYITKVGKFLRKSSLDELPQIWNILMGHMSIIGPRPALWNQNDLIEERDKYGANKVLPGLTGWAQVNGRDELPIEIKAKLDGEYVDNLSLWMDTKCFFLTIIRVMKSDGVVEGGTGKKKVSK